Proteins encoded within one genomic window of Sulfurovum sp. XGS-02:
- a CDS encoding endonuclease MutS2: protein MPIEESSEKTITQKLDLDGYIQQFQKFLAREKPVAMMGDINQHYRYIQALSQVQFPTPNPVPNLDRELNLIKKQGVLSLDEIYAFVTIISYFNTLKTVGFTEPLISWIQGIEIPDEIIEVVGYFTAEGDINAERDPELFKLERAIKQNKIEIKETLYKLAHSSRLRDYLVDTQVHFNGGEETLLVRGGFNNAIKATVAARSPGGFFYIIPQSITHLKEKESALLSKKEEMIYTYCKNISALFFKWERFLGYVNKEYDRFDHYQARVSFARAKEYEFVLPSKHKRIKLQDFAHPAIENPVPITMDFSKQIMLVTGVNAGGKTMLLKSMLSAVYMSKYLLPFQCNAAQTEVGHYKSIEAVIDDPQSVKNDISTFAGRMQEFAKLFQKEDAIVGVDEIELGTDSDEAASLFRVMLDELRKKGITFIVTTHHKRLASLMAGDDEVELIAALYDEEKRVPTYTFLQGSIGKSYAFETAQRYGVPVAIVNRAKKVYGEDKENLNELIEKSTSLEREMRMKIATIDDELKSVERQKQRLQDEEVKLQESHRKALATLENRYNAATKKAREALRAQESAEGRRLLNVAHQRKDFKQKEVKLKDEVPLKEGDKVKYRSHKGEIVGIRGKDATIIVDGLKMRVPLGQLKKRGDTPQIKVKPKAKEVNVNIEKSGAAVSVKLLGMYADEAIDTVDKFLSDALVNGLHEVQIIHGTGGGVLAKLVTEYLKKHPKIQKFYRLPGNLGITVVEL from the coding sequence GTGCCAATAGAAGAATCAAGCGAAAAAACGATCACACAAAAACTGGACCTGGATGGGTATATCCAGCAGTTCCAAAAGTTTTTAGCCAGAGAAAAACCTGTAGCAATGATGGGAGATATCAACCAGCATTATCGTTATATACAGGCACTTTCCCAAGTACAGTTTCCTACACCAAACCCCGTACCGAATCTTGATAGAGAACTCAATCTTATTAAAAAGCAAGGGGTGCTCTCACTGGATGAGATCTATGCTTTTGTTACCATAATCTCATACTTCAATACCTTAAAGACAGTAGGTTTCACAGAACCTCTCATCTCCTGGATACAAGGGATAGAGATACCGGATGAGATCATCGAGGTCGTAGGGTATTTTACTGCTGAAGGAGATATCAATGCTGAACGGGATCCGGAACTTTTTAAACTGGAACGTGCCATCAAGCAAAACAAGATAGAGATCAAAGAGACACTTTATAAACTGGCACACTCCAGCAGACTCAGAGATTATCTTGTGGACACACAGGTACACTTCAACGGTGGGGAAGAGACCCTACTGGTACGCGGAGGATTTAACAATGCGATCAAGGCTACCGTAGCTGCACGTAGCCCCGGTGGCTTTTTTTACATCATTCCTCAAAGTATCACCCATTTAAAAGAGAAAGAGTCTGCGCTGCTCAGTAAAAAAGAGGAGATGATCTACACCTACTGTAAAAACATCTCGGCGCTCTTTTTCAAATGGGAACGTTTTTTGGGATACGTGAACAAAGAGTATGACAGGTTCGACCACTATCAGGCACGTGTCAGCTTTGCAAGAGCCAAAGAGTATGAGTTTGTTTTGCCAAGCAAGCACAAACGCATTAAATTACAGGATTTTGCACATCCTGCCATAGAGAACCCAGTCCCCATTACGATGGATTTTTCTAAACAGATCATGCTTGTCACAGGGGTCAATGCCGGGGGTAAAACGATGCTGCTCAAGTCCATGCTTTCAGCAGTCTACATGAGCAAGTATCTGCTTCCTTTCCAATGTAATGCAGCACAGACAGAGGTCGGGCACTACAAGAGCATAGAAGCGGTCATAGATGATCCTCAGTCGGTAAAAAATGATATCTCTACGTTTGCAGGGCGTATGCAGGAGTTTGCAAAACTCTTTCAGAAAGAAGATGCCATCGTAGGCGTCGATGAGATAGAATTGGGTACAGACAGTGATGAGGCAGCCAGTCTCTTTCGTGTGATGTTGGATGAATTGCGAAAAAAAGGTATCACGTTTATTGTGACGACACACCATAAACGTTTGGCTTCACTGATGGCAGGTGATGATGAGGTGGAACTCATCGCAGCACTCTACGATGAAGAGAAAAGAGTGCCTACCTATACATTCCTTCAGGGAAGTATAGGAAAGAGCTATGCGTTTGAGACAGCACAGCGTTACGGGGTACCTGTAGCCATCGTGAACAGAGCAAAAAAGGTCTACGGAGAGGACAAAGAAAACCTCAATGAACTCATAGAGAAATCTACCTCACTTGAGCGTGAAATGCGTATGAAGATCGCCACAATAGATGATGAGTTAAAATCCGTAGAGAGACAAAAACAGAGACTTCAGGATGAAGAAGTGAAGCTTCAGGAGAGTCATAGAAAGGCCCTTGCAACCCTAGAGAACCGTTATAATGCAGCGACAAAAAAAGCAAGAGAAGCCCTGAGGGCACAAGAGTCAGCAGAGGGACGACGACTGCTGAACGTGGCACATCAACGTAAAGATTTCAAGCAAAAAGAGGTGAAACTCAAAGATGAAGTGCCACTCAAAGAGGGTGATAAGGTGAAGTACCGCTCCCATAAAGGCGAGATAGTCGGGATCCGCGGTAAAGATGCGACGATCATTGTTGACGGATTGAAGATGAGGGTGCCTTTGGGACAACTCAAAAAAAGAGGGGATACTCCTCAGATAAAGGTCAAACCCAAAGCAAAAGAGGTCAATGTCAATATTGAAAAGTCAGGGGCGGCTGTTTCTGTAAAACTACTAGGTATGTATGCAGATGAAGCGATAGATACAGTCGATAAATTTCTCTCGGATGCCCTGGTGAACGGTCTGCATGAAGTACAGATCATCCATGGTACAGGCGGGGGAGTGTTAGCCAAACTGGTGACAGAGTATCTTAAAAAGCATCCTAAGATACAGAAATTCTATAGACTGCCCGGAAACTTAGGCATTACAGTCGTCGAACTGTAG
- a CDS encoding tyrosine-type recombinase/integrase, with protein sequence MSDILTAFEEYLSVTKALDTLTISSYLGDLTQLEEVTQKTLTKLDTTDILKFLSAFENKRTLNRKLSSINAFFDFCHKQDFRHEKIKIPMAKVPKNLPKYMSSEEILQGLKNIDRSKIMGLRDYALILFLYASGCRISEALSVQRSDIVDGWLKIRFAKGEKERIVPLAPIAVEALERYMQEQDMGSSYIWLNYTGAVLSRISAYKIVKKYLGVSPHVLRHSFASSLIIGGADLRVVQELLGHSSLETTQIYTHIQKQNLSETMNSYHPLKGVS encoded by the coding sequence ATGAGTGATATACTGACAGCCTTTGAAGAGTATCTCAGTGTTACAAAGGCACTCGATACCCTTACCATCTCTTCTTATCTGGGTGACTTGACCCAACTTGAAGAGGTCACTCAAAAAACACTGACGAAACTCGATACTACAGATATATTGAAATTTTTATCTGCCTTTGAGAACAAAAGAACGCTCAACAGGAAACTCTCCTCTATCAATGCTTTTTTCGATTTTTGTCACAAACAGGATTTCAGACACGAAAAGATCAAGATCCCTATGGCAAAAGTACCCAAGAACCTGCCCAAATATATGAGCAGTGAAGAGATACTGCAAGGCTTAAAAAACATTGACAGAAGCAAGATCATGGGATTGCGTGATTATGCACTGATACTCTTCTTATATGCCAGCGGTTGTCGCATCTCTGAAGCATTGAGTGTACAGCGAAGTGATATCGTGGACGGATGGTTGAAGATACGTTTTGCCAAAGGGGAAAAAGAACGCATCGTACCTCTGGCACCCATAGCGGTTGAGGCATTGGAGAGGTATATGCAGGAACAGGATATGGGAAGCAGTTATATTTGGCTGAATTACACAGGTGCTGTCCTCAGCCGTATCTCTGCGTATAAGATCGTGAAGAAGTATCTGGGCGTATCCCCTCACGTATTGCGACACTCTTTTGCTTCATCACTTATCATCGGCGGTGCAGATCTGCGTGTGGTGCAGGAGCTGTTGGGACACAGTTCTCTTGAGACCACACAGATCTATACACATATACAAAAACAGAACCTCTCCGAGACAATGAATAGTTATCATCCTTTAAAAGGAGTATCATGA
- a CDS encoding type III pantothenate kinase, with translation MKDKVLLADIGNTHFHIYNGSGIEHLPYEEAIAKYSKERLCYITVKQHLNSTIENIASWKNISSKIYLDGAYETMGVDRRALCLSHENGIFVDAGSAITVDIMEAGKYLGGFIFPGLKAMLKAYASISPVLETTLNETISLDQLPATTKDGISYGIIASIKALIDKHSDGKKLYFTGGDGKFLSSFFEEATYDEMLVFNGMRKVMKESEIC, from the coding sequence ATGAAGGATAAGGTATTACTTGCAGATATAGGGAATACCCATTTCCATATCTATAATGGGTCTGGAATAGAGCATCTTCCCTATGAGGAGGCGATTGCCAAATATAGCAAAGAGAGACTCTGCTATATTACTGTCAAACAGCACTTGAACAGTACCATAGAGAACATAGCCTCATGGAAAAATATCTCATCGAAGATCTACTTGGATGGTGCCTATGAAACGATGGGAGTAGACAGAAGAGCACTCTGTTTGAGTCATGAAAATGGTATTTTTGTGGATGCAGGTTCTGCGATAACCGTCGATATCATGGAAGCGGGAAAGTATTTGGGTGGCTTTATATTCCCGGGGTTAAAAGCGATGTTAAAGGCATATGCTTCTATCTCTCCGGTCTTAGAGACGACATTGAATGAAACGATATCTTTAGACCAATTGCCGGCTACAACTAAAGATGGGATAAGCTATGGTATAATCGCGTCTATAAAAGCACTCATAGATAAGCACAGTGATGGTAAAAAGCTTTATTTTACCGGCGGGGACGGAAAATTTTTATCAAGTTTTTTTGAAGAAGCTACTTACGATGAAATGTTGGTCTTTAACGGGATGCGCAAAGTGATGAAGGAATCAGAGATATGTTAA
- the hisG gene encoding ATP phosphoribosyltransferase, with protein MLTVALPKGRIAEQTLEIFAEIFGGEFKFEGRELILDRGEFRFLNVRNQDVPTYVEHGAADIGVVGLDVITEKELDIIQLLDMQLGKCKVAIGIKNEDELDWSRPNIKVATKMVNITKNYFAKKAVGVEVVKLYGSIELAPLVGLADAIVDIVETGSTMRENGLKVAEDIMDSSAHLISNKNSFYGKKEEILSLYEKIKAVVESRG; from the coding sequence ATGTTAACAGTAGCACTTCCAAAGGGAAGAATCGCAGAACAGACACTTGAGATTTTTGCTGAAATTTTCGGTGGAGAATTCAAGTTTGAAGGGAGAGAACTCATCTTGGATAGGGGAGAGTTCCGTTTTTTAAATGTACGTAATCAGGATGTACCGACATACGTTGAACACGGTGCCGCGGATATCGGTGTTGTCGGACTTGATGTCATTACAGAGAAAGAGCTGGATATCATCCAGCTTCTGGATATGCAGTTAGGGAAATGTAAAGTGGCGATCGGTATCAAAAACGAAGATGAACTGGACTGGTCACGTCCTAACATCAAAGTCGCTACAAAGATGGTCAACATCACTAAAAACTACTTTGCCAAAAAAGCCGTAGGGGTAGAAGTGGTGAAACTTTACGGTTCTATAGAGCTGGCACCGCTTGTCGGCCTGGCTGATGCTATTGTGGATATTGTCGAAACAGGTTCAACGATGAGGGAGAACGGATTGAAAGTGGCTGAAGATATTATGGATTCTTCTGCACATCTGATCTCAAATAAAAATAGTTTTTATGGAAAGAAAGAGGAGATTCTCTCTTTATATGAAAAGATTAAAGCTGTTGTAGAGAGCCGTGGCTAA